A window of the Equus asinus isolate D_3611 breed Donkey chromosome 20, EquAss-T2T_v2, whole genome shotgun sequence genome harbors these coding sequences:
- the HSD11B1L gene encoding hydroxysteroid 11-beta-dehydrogenase 1-like protein isoform X18: MRVLLLTGLGALFFAYYWDDNFNPASLQGARVLLTGASAGVGEELAYHYARLGSHLVLTAHTEALLQKLWPSQVVGNCRKLGAPKIFYIAADMASPEVPERVVQFALDKLGGLDYLVLNHLGAAPAGTRARSAQATRWLLQVLRPSAPRLRPLPALAPPSRGRLTSLALPSLTDSKGSLVVVSSLLGRVPTSFSSPYSAAKFALDGFFGSLRRELDVQDVNVAITMCVLGLRDRASAAEGVRGVTRAKAAPGPKAALAVIRGGATRASGVFYPWRFHLLCLLRGWLPRPGAWFIRQELNVTAAAAAA; the protein is encoded by the exons ATGAGGGTGCTGCTCCTCACTGGGCTGGGAGCCCTCTTCTTCGCCTATTATTGGGATGACAACTTCAACCCAG CTAGCCTCCAGGGAGCCCGGGTGCTGCTGACCGGGGCCAGTGCAGGCGTCGGCGAGGAGCTGGCCTACCACTACGCGCGCCTGGGCTCCCACCTCGTGCTCACAGCCCACACCGAGGCCCTCCTGCAGAAG CTCTGGCCCTCCCAGGTGGTAGGGAACTGCCGGAAGCTGGGCGCCCCCAAGATCTTCTATATCGCTGCGGACATGGCCTCCCCTGAGGTGCCCGAGCGCGTGGTGCAGTTTGCGCTGGACAAGCTGG GCGGGCTGGACTACCTCGTGCTGAACCACCTCGGCGCCGCCCCAGCAGGCACACGAGCCCGCAGCGCGCAGGCCACGCGCTGGCTCCTGCAGGTGCTCCGCCCATCCGCGCCCAGGCTCCGCCCCCTCCCGGCCCTGGCTCCGCCCTCCCGAGGCAGG CTGACTTCGTTGGCGCTGCCCAGCCTGACGGACAGCAAGGGCTCCCTGGTGGTGGTGTCCTCGCTGCTCG GCCGCGTGCCCACGTCCTTCTCCAGCCCCTACTCGGCGGCCAAGTTCGCGCTGGACGGCTTCTTCGGCTCCCTGCGGCGGGAGCTGGACGTGCAGGACGTGAACGTGGCCATCACCATGTGCGTCCTAGGCCTCCGGGACCGCGCCTCCGCCGCCGAGGGAGTCAG GGGCGTCACGAGGGCCAAGGCGGCCCCGGGGCCCAAGGCGGCCCTGGCCGTGATCCGCGGGGGCGCCACGCGCGCCTCGGGCGTCTTCTACCCGTGGCGCTTCCACCTGCTCTGCCTGCTCCGGGGATGGCTGCCGCGCCCCGGGGCCTGGTTCATCCGCCAGGAGCTCAACGTCAcggccgccgccgctgctgcctGA
- the HSD11B1L gene encoding hydroxysteroid 11-beta-dehydrogenase 1-like protein isoform X7, which produces MRVLLLTGLGALFFAYYWDDNFNPASLQGARVLLTGASAGVGEELAYHYARLGSHLVLTAHTEALLQKLWPSQVVGNCRKLGAPKIFYIAADMASPEVPERVVQFALDKLGGLDYLVLNHLGAAPAGTRARSAQATRWLLQAPPQGSRLRPLPLSVLGSSWAGDWQSPRPGELPELRAADFVGAAQPDGQQGLPGGGVLAARPRAHVLLQPLLGGQVRAGRLLRLPAAGAGRAGRERGHHHVRPRPPGPRLRRRGSQGRHEGQGGPGAQGGPGRDPRGRHARLGRLLPVALPPALPAPGMAAAPRGLVHPPGAQRHGRRRCCLSSCRGRPFIFPAKHPPSNRPGAGTPPRGWPRPKIVLETEEENREKLPAPGNSPLCARPLVRDWGGIASVFSAVIDGVIAASIVQM; this is translated from the exons ATGAGGGTGCTGCTCCTCACTGGGCTGGGAGCCCTCTTCTTCGCCTATTATTGGGATGACAACTTCAACCCAG CTAGCCTCCAGGGAGCCCGGGTGCTGCTGACCGGGGCCAGTGCAGGCGTCGGCGAGGAGCTGGCCTACCACTACGCGCGCCTGGGCTCCCACCTCGTGCTCACAGCCCACACCGAGGCCCTCCTGCAGAAG CTCTGGCCCTCCCAGGTGGTAGGGAACTGCCGGAAGCTGGGCGCCCCCAAGATCTTCTATATCGCTGCGGACATGGCCTCCCCTGAGGTGCCCGAGCGCGTGGTGCAGTTTGCGCTGGACAAGCTGG GCGGGCTGGACTACCTCGTGCTGAACCACCTCGGCGCCGCCCCAGCAGGCACACGAGCCCGCAGCGCGCAGGCCACGCGCTGGCTCCTGCAG GCCCCGCCCCAAGGTTCTAGGCTCCGCCCCCTGCCTCTTTCCGTCTTGGGTTCCTCCTGGGCCGGTGACTGGCAGTCGCCACGTCCAGGTGAACTTCCTGAGTTACGTGCAGCTGACTTCGTTGGCGCTGCCCAGCCTGACGGACAGCAAGGGCTCCCTGGTGGTGGTGTCCTCGCTGCTCG GCCGCGTGCCCACGTCCTTCTCCAGCCCCTACTCGGCGGCCAAGTTCGCGCTGGACGGCTTCTTCGGCTCCCTGCGGCGGGAGCTGGACGTGCAGGACGTGAACGTGGCCATCACCATGTGCGTCCTAGGCCTCCGGGACCGCGCCTCCGCCGCCGAGGGAGTCAG GGGCGTCACGAGGGCCAAGGCGGCCCCGGGGCCCAAGGCGGCCCTGGCCGTGATCCGCGGGGGCGCCACGCGCGCCTCGGGCGTCTTCTACCCGTGGCGCTTCCACCTGCTCTGCCTGCTCCGGGGATGGCTGCCGCGCCCCGGGGCCTGGTTCATCCGCCAGGAGCTCAACGTCAcggccgccgccgctgctgcctGAGCTCCTGCAGGGGGCGCCCCTTCATCTTCCCAGCGAAACACCCTCCATCCAACCGTCCGGGAGCCGGGACACCTCCTAGAGGGTGGCCACGGCCCAAGATAGTCCTcgagacagaagaggaaaaccGAGAGAAACTTCCAGCACCTGGAAACAGTCCGCTGTGTGCCAGACCCCTCGTCAGGGACTGGGGAGGCATTGCCTCCGTCTTCTCCGCGGTCATCGATGGTGTGATCGCTGcttccattgtacagatgtga
- the HSD11B1L gene encoding hydroxysteroid 11-beta-dehydrogenase 1-like protein isoform X5, with protein MRVLLLTGLGALFFAYYWDDNFNPASLQGARVLLTGASAGVGEELAYHYARLGSHLVLTAHTEALLQKVVGNCRKLGAPKIFYIAADMASPEVPERVVQFALDKLGGLDYLVLNHLGAAPAGTRARSAQATRWLLQVLRPSAPRLRPLPALAPPSRGRAPPQGSRLRPLPLSVLGSSWAGDWQSPRPGELPELRAADFVGAAQPDGQQGLPGGGVLAARPRAHVLLQPLLGGQVRAGRLLRLPAAGAGRAGRERGHHHVRPRPPGPRLRRRGSQGRHEGQGGPGAQGGPGRDPRGRHARLGRLLPVALPPALPAPGMAAAPRGLVHPPGAQRHGRRRCCLSSCRGRPFIFPAKHPPSNRPGAGTPPRGWPRPKIVLETEEENREKLPAPGNSPLCARPLVRDWGGIASVFSAVIDGVIAASIVQM; from the exons ATGAGGGTGCTGCTCCTCACTGGGCTGGGAGCCCTCTTCTTCGCCTATTATTGGGATGACAACTTCAACCCAG CTAGCCTCCAGGGAGCCCGGGTGCTGCTGACCGGGGCCAGTGCAGGCGTCGGCGAGGAGCTGGCCTACCACTACGCGCGCCTGGGCTCCCACCTCGTGCTCACAGCCCACACCGAGGCCCTCCTGCAGAAG GTGGTAGGGAACTGCCGGAAGCTGGGCGCCCCCAAGATCTTCTATATCGCTGCGGACATGGCCTCCCCTGAGGTGCCCGAGCGCGTGGTGCAGTTTGCGCTGGACAAGCTGG GCGGGCTGGACTACCTCGTGCTGAACCACCTCGGCGCCGCCCCAGCAGGCACACGAGCCCGCAGCGCGCAGGCCACGCGCTGGCTCCTGCAGGTGCTCCGCCCATCCGCGCCCAGGCTCCGCCCCCTCCCGGCCCTGGCTCCGCCCTCCCGAGGCAGG GCCCCGCCCCAAGGTTCTAGGCTCCGCCCCCTGCCTCTTTCCGTCTTGGGTTCCTCCTGGGCCGGTGACTGGCAGTCGCCACGTCCAGGTGAACTTCCTGAGTTACGTGCAGCTGACTTCGTTGGCGCTGCCCAGCCTGACGGACAGCAAGGGCTCCCTGGTGGTGGTGTCCTCGCTGCTCG GCCGCGTGCCCACGTCCTTCTCCAGCCCCTACTCGGCGGCCAAGTTCGCGCTGGACGGCTTCTTCGGCTCCCTGCGGCGGGAGCTGGACGTGCAGGACGTGAACGTGGCCATCACCATGTGCGTCCTAGGCCTCCGGGACCGCGCCTCCGCCGCCGAGGGAGTCAG GGGCGTCACGAGGGCCAAGGCGGCCCCGGGGCCCAAGGCGGCCCTGGCCGTGATCCGCGGGGGCGCCACGCGCGCCTCGGGCGTCTTCTACCCGTGGCGCTTCCACCTGCTCTGCCTGCTCCGGGGATGGCTGCCGCGCCCCGGGGCCTGGTTCATCCGCCAGGAGCTCAACGTCAcggccgccgccgctgctgcctGAGCTCCTGCAGGGGGCGCCCCTTCATCTTCCCAGCGAAACACCCTCCATCCAACCGTCCGGGAGCCGGGACACCTCCTAGAGGGTGGCCACGGCCCAAGATAGTCCTcgagacagaagaggaaaaccGAGAGAAACTTCCAGCACCTGGAAACAGTCCGCTGTGTGCCAGACCCCTCGTCAGGGACTGGGGAGGCATTGCCTCCGTCTTCTCCGCGGTCATCGATGGTGTGATCGCTGcttccattgtacagatgtga